A region from the Streptomyces sp. 3214.6 genome encodes:
- a CDS encoding ATP/GTP-binding protein — protein sequence MSPRRNRPKGEGSSGRSAEDDRESRYGGWQSAESWQGERWSVRHVAGASAQGKAYRCPGCDQMIPDGVPHVVAWPEHAGVDDRRHWHKACWNARDRRTPGMQRSRNAPRF from the coding sequence GTGTCCCCGCGTCGCAACCGACCCAAGGGTGAGGGCTCGTCCGGCCGCAGCGCCGAGGACGACCGCGAGAGCCGTTACGGCGGCTGGCAGTCCGCGGAGAGCTGGCAGGGCGAGCGGTGGAGCGTACGGCACGTGGCGGGCGCGAGTGCCCAGGGCAAGGCGTACCGCTGCCCCGGCTGCGACCAGATGATCCCCGACGGCGTCCCGCACGTCGTCGCCTGGCCCGAGCACGCGGGGGTCGACGACCGCCGCCACTGGCACAAGGCGTGCTGGAACGCACGGGACCGCCGCACCCCGGGGATGCAGCGGTCCCGTAACGCACCCAGGTTCTAG
- a CDS encoding AAA family ATPase, producing MDPNTRGPEEYGREDDGRAPRPRPSRDPLTPDFGQHTPAQARTVRLVAGAHLLTVNPVDGSEIELCPPTERSERPAKRTPEQRAETERAARPPAPAGPARPARPLLGRQDEREQLVRLLARGRSVRLTGAPGSGRTSLLDLVAEDCEDLAPDGVVRLTGLGRTTSELLHDLFHAVYDAPRHRPDDDDLHAFVREIGAVVVVDDLALGGAALDELLDATPECAFLLGATPDTPLPSADSAVEEVVLTGLDRAGGVEVIERAVGRVLTEEEANWAGDLWFESEGLPLRFVQAGALLSQRDQLRASADAVDAFGVFEDARPFTAPLDAVDAAGAGDAEEISLPSLGEAAAPAPLLAARLSASARATLRFAVALGGEVPHQAHLPALVGDTHADAALGELTACGLVSPVGPRYRLAAGVQAQLEAAGYADDIEARAHTAAQHYAWWAGHPSVTPERVCAEADAVLAALTVVVPATTRPAEDEEATAVQLARTAAPAFAAGLHWSAWQSSLHEGAEAARLAGESADRAYFHHELGILALCSGELDRSRSELEASLALRGTIADKRGTVAGRRALALVADASGDVPGLAAATAAEEVPDARHEESASPPRGIVQAALPTFPPEAETLVSRREAPAPPARHSRGGLKGLAKRNLVAVGAGALLVAVLGTVVTLGATSDNDANDPTRQGGANPTASTGAGGGGLDSDTPSDDTGSTDTGDATSRPTDPGPDGTMGTSDDPTPTGEAEPSSGASSSHGTGGGGPSGTPKPSSSPSSTSRPSTSSSPSASPSESETSTPTETSTPPSGTPSGTASTSTSASSSMSSSPASSISSSSSSASSTPDQVI from the coding sequence ATGGACCCGAACACCCGGGGACCCGAGGAGTACGGCCGCGAAGACGACGGCCGAGCGCCGCGCCCGCGCCCCTCCAGGGACCCCCTGACGCCCGACTTCGGCCAGCACACGCCGGCCCAGGCCCGCACGGTGCGGCTCGTCGCCGGCGCACACCTGCTCACGGTCAACCCGGTCGACGGCAGCGAGATAGAGCTCTGCCCGCCCACCGAGCGGTCCGAACGGCCCGCCAAGCGCACCCCCGAGCAGCGCGCCGAGACCGAGCGCGCCGCCCGGCCGCCCGCTCCCGCGGGCCCGGCCCGGCCCGCGAGGCCGCTCCTGGGCCGCCAGGACGAACGCGAACAGCTGGTCCGCCTCCTCGCCCGCGGCCGCTCGGTCCGCCTCACCGGCGCTCCCGGCTCCGGCCGCACCAGCCTCCTCGACCTCGTCGCCGAGGACTGCGAGGACCTCGCCCCCGACGGCGTCGTCCGCCTCACCGGCCTCGGCCGCACCACCTCCGAGCTGTTGCACGACCTCTTCCACGCCGTCTACGACGCCCCCCGCCACCGCCCCGACGACGACGACCTGCACGCCTTCGTCCGCGAGATCGGCGCGGTCGTCGTCGTCGACGACCTCGCCCTCGGCGGCGCCGCCCTCGACGAACTGCTCGATGCGACCCCCGAGTGTGCCTTCCTGCTCGGCGCGACCCCGGACACCCCGCTGCCCTCCGCGGACTCCGCCGTCGAGGAAGTCGTCCTCACCGGACTGGACCGCGCGGGCGGCGTCGAGGTGATCGAGCGCGCCGTCGGCCGCGTCCTCACCGAGGAGGAGGCCAACTGGGCCGGCGACCTCTGGTTCGAGTCCGAGGGCCTCCCGCTGAGGTTCGTCCAGGCCGGCGCCCTGCTCTCGCAGCGCGACCAGCTGCGGGCCAGCGCCGACGCCGTCGACGCGTTCGGCGTGTTCGAGGACGCCAGGCCGTTCACCGCCCCCCTCGACGCCGTCGACGCGGCCGGGGCGGGCGACGCCGAGGAGATATCCCTCCCCTCGCTCGGCGAGGCCGCCGCCCCCGCACCGCTGCTCGCCGCCCGCCTCAGCGCCTCCGCCCGCGCCACCCTGCGCTTCGCCGTCGCCCTCGGCGGCGAGGTCCCGCACCAGGCCCACCTGCCCGCGCTCGTCGGCGACACCCACGCCGACGCGGCCCTCGGCGAACTCACCGCCTGCGGACTCGTCTCCCCGGTCGGCCCCCGCTACCGGCTCGCCGCCGGCGTCCAGGCCCAGCTGGAGGCCGCCGGATACGCCGACGACATCGAGGCCCGCGCCCACACGGCCGCCCAGCACTACGCCTGGTGGGCCGGCCACCCCTCGGTCACGCCCGAGCGGGTCTGCGCGGAGGCCGACGCCGTCCTCGCCGCCCTCACCGTGGTCGTCCCCGCCACGACCCGACCCGCCGAGGACGAGGAAGCCACCGCCGTCCAGCTCGCCCGCACCGCGGCACCCGCGTTCGCCGCGGGCCTGCACTGGAGCGCCTGGCAGAGCAGCCTGCACGAAGGCGCCGAGGCCGCCAGGCTCGCCGGCGAGTCCGCCGACCGCGCCTACTTCCACCACGAGCTCGGCATCCTCGCCCTGTGCTCCGGCGAACTCGACCGGTCCCGCTCCGAGCTGGAGGCCTCCCTCGCCCTGCGCGGCACCATCGCCGACAAGCGCGGCACCGTCGCCGGCCGTCGCGCGCTCGCCCTGGTCGCCGACGCCTCGGGCGACGTCCCGGGCCTGGCCGCGGCGACCGCCGCAGAGGAGGTGCCCGACGCCCGCCACGAGGAGTCGGCGTCCCCGCCGCGCGGCATCGTTCAGGCGGCGCTGCCGACGTTCCCGCCGGAGGCCGAGACCCTCGTCTCCCGCCGTGAAGCCCCCGCCCCGCCGGCCCGGCACAGCCGCGGCGGCCTGAAGGGCCTGGCCAAGCGCAACCTCGTCGCGGTCGGCGCGGGCGCCCTGCTCGTCGCCGTGCTCGGCACCGTCGTCACGCTCGGCGCGACCTCCGACAACGACGCCAACGACCCCACCCGCCAGGGCGGCGCCAACCCCACCGCCAGCACCGGCGCGGGAGGCGGCGGCCTGGACTCCGACACCCCGAGCGACGACACCGGCTCCACCGACACCGGCGACGCGACCAGCAGGCCGACGGACCCGGGCCCGGACGGCACGATGGGCACGTCCGACGACCCCACACCCACGGGGGAGGCGGAGCCGTCCTCCGGGGCGAGCAGCTCGCACGGGACGGGGGGCGGGGGGCCTTCGGGTACGCCGAAGCCGTCGTCGTCGCCGAGTTCGACTTCGAGGCCCTCGACGTCATCGTCGCCGTCGGCAAGCCCGTCCGAGTCGGAGACCTCGACTCCGACAGAGACCAGCACCCCGCCCAGCGGAACCCCGTCCGGCACCGCCTCGACCTCGACGTCGGCCAGCAGCTCGATGTCGTCCTCGCCCGCGAGCTCGATCAGTTCCTCCAGCTCCTCCGCGTCGAGCACGCCGGACCAGGTGATCTGA
- the nucS gene encoding endonuclease NucS: MRLVIARCSVDYAGRLTAHLPSAPRLILVKADGSVSIHADDRAYKPLNWMSPPCTLKEDSGESEGAASVWTVVNKGGEKLIITMEEILHDSSHELGVDPGLIKDGVEAHLQELLADRIETLGEGYTLIRREYMTAIGPVDILCRDADGQTVAVEIKRRGEIDGVEQLTRYLELLNRDPHLAPVRGVFAAQEIKPQARVLATDRGIGCTVLDYDAMRGIEDDKLRLF; encoded by the coding sequence ATGCGTCTCGTCATCGCCCGGTGCTCCGTGGACTACGCCGGCCGGCTCACCGCCCACCTCCCCTCCGCCCCCCGCCTCATTCTGGTGAAGGCGGACGGCAGCGTCTCCATCCATGCGGACGACCGGGCCTACAAGCCCCTGAACTGGATGTCGCCGCCCTGCACGCTGAAGGAGGACTCGGGGGAATCCGAGGGCGCGGCGAGCGTCTGGACGGTCGTCAACAAGGGCGGCGAGAAGCTCATCATCACGATGGAGGAGATCCTCCACGACTCGTCTCACGAACTCGGCGTCGATCCCGGCCTGATCAAGGACGGCGTGGAAGCACACCTTCAGGAACTGCTCGCCGACCGCATCGAGACCCTCGGCGAGGGCTACACCCTCATCCGCCGCGAGTACATGACCGCCATCGGCCCGGTCGACATCCTGTGCCGGGACGCGGACGGCCAGACCGTCGCGGTGGAGATCAAGCGACGCGGCGAGATCGACGGAGTCGAGCAACTCACGCGCTACCTGGAGCTGTTGAACCGCGACCCGCATCTCGCGCCGGTGCGAGGCGTGTTCGCGGCCCAGGAGATCAAGCCCCAGGCCCGCGTCCTCGCCACGGACCGCGGCATCGGCTGCACCGTCCTCGACTACGACGCGATGCGCGGCATCGAGGACGACAAGCTGCGGTTGTTCTGA
- a CDS encoding SCO5389 family protein codes for MSLDVSPALLEQAERGEVDEAEFVDCVRTSLPYAWEMVSSLVAQLKVDGGAFADNQTPPPDEQARGQLLRALASDAIRGALQRHFGVRLAFQNCHRVAVFPLDSAVDEKLARFTSVRSQVLNQSPEFRDC; via the coding sequence ATGTCGCTCGACGTCTCACCGGCCCTACTCGAACAGGCCGAGCGAGGCGAGGTCGACGAAGCAGAATTCGTCGACTGCGTCCGGACCTCCCTGCCCTATGCATGGGAGATGGTCAGCTCCCTGGTGGCCCAGCTGAAGGTGGACGGCGGAGCATTCGCCGACAACCAGACGCCCCCGCCGGACGAGCAGGCACGCGGGCAGTTGCTGCGCGCGCTCGCGAGTGACGCGATACGCGGCGCGCTGCAGCGGCACTTCGGTGTGCGTCTGGCCTTCCAGAACTGCCACCGGGTGGCGGTGTTCCCGTTGGACTCGGCTGTCGACGAGAAGCTCGCCCGCTTCACCTCGGTCCGCAGCCAGGTGCTGAACCAGTCCCCTGAGTTCCGGGACTGCTGA
- a CDS encoding sensor histidine kinase yields MEGMAVRRLPRPHRFDVYIAVGGLLGGLLLVALRLATRPSRDPVTLFDGPWPVLLPLTVMAGCELVRRTAPRAALLTATAAVTADVVTQGNLSTVLMFTDIMYAAVLYGPLASARRIQWITGLLSVAGTLVPYAVWRVPEALLIGVVVGVVAYAPAATGWIVRNHRDAAEAARLRAEQIALLAEMDRAQAVATERARMARELHDMVANHLSAIAIHSTAALSLDDADTSRQALSVIRENSVEGLAEMRRLIGILRDGSGDHEPAAAPTLDGLEALVDGARANGLDVGLDAEHGQVPAPVELAAYRVVQESLTNALKHACPGRVTVALVQRDGMLDVRVRSPYGHRDGPRAPGSGAGLVGMRERAALLGGTFDAGPEGSRWTVRATFPLVEGEPV; encoded by the coding sequence ATGGAGGGCATGGCCGTACGACGACTGCCCCGCCCGCATCGCTTCGACGTGTACATCGCGGTCGGCGGGCTGCTCGGCGGGCTGCTGCTGGTGGCCCTGCGGCTGGCCACGCGGCCGTCCCGCGATCCGGTGACGCTGTTCGACGGTCCGTGGCCGGTGCTGCTGCCGCTGACCGTGATGGCCGGCTGCGAGCTGGTGCGGCGGACGGCTCCGCGCGCGGCCCTGCTGACGGCCACCGCCGCGGTCACCGCGGACGTCGTGACCCAGGGAAATCTGTCCACCGTGCTGATGTTCACCGACATCATGTACGCGGCCGTGCTGTACGGCCCGCTCGCGTCGGCCCGCCGTATCCAGTGGATCACCGGGCTGCTCTCGGTGGCCGGGACGCTGGTGCCGTACGCGGTGTGGCGGGTGCCGGAGGCGCTGCTGATCGGCGTGGTCGTGGGCGTCGTGGCGTATGCGCCCGCCGCCACCGGGTGGATCGTGCGCAACCACCGGGACGCCGCCGAGGCCGCCCGGCTGCGCGCCGAACAGATCGCGCTGCTCGCGGAGATGGACCGCGCCCAGGCCGTCGCGACCGAACGGGCGCGGATGGCACGGGAGTTGCACGACATGGTCGCCAATCACCTTTCCGCGATCGCCATCCACTCGACGGCGGCCCTCTCTCTCGACGATGCGGACACCTCCCGGCAGGCCCTGTCGGTGATCCGCGAGAACAGCGTGGAGGGGCTGGCGGAGATGCGGCGGCTGATCGGGATCCTGCGTGACGGCAGCGGGGACCACGAGCCGGCCGCGGCCCCCACGCTCGACGGCCTGGAGGCCCTGGTCGACGGGGCCCGCGCCAACGGCCTGGACGTCGGTCTCGACGCGGAGCACGGTCAGGTTCCCGCCCCCGTCGAACTCGCCGCCTACCGCGTCGTCCAGGAGTCGCTGACCAACGCGCTGAAGCACGCGTGCCCCGGCCGGGTCACCGTCGCCCTCGTGCAACGCGACGGCATGCTCGACGTGCGGGTGCGCAGCCCGTACGGCCACCGGGACGGGCCGCGCGCGCCGGGTTCGGGCGCCGGGCTGGTGGGGATGCGGGAGCGGGCGGCGCTGTTGGGCGGCACGTTCGACGCCGGGCCGGAGGGCTCCCGCTGGACGGTGCGTGCCACGTTCCCCCTCGTGGAAGGAGAGCCCGTATGA
- a CDS encoding LLM class flavin-dependent oxidoreductase, protein MRVGSFVLGAQFPGQGQGEALHRAVRSAEVAEEAGLDSVWLAEHHFVPYGTCPSAVTLAALLLGRTRRIRVGTAVSVLPTVHPVALGEQAALLHLTSGGRFSLGVGRGGPWVDLEVFGSGLDAYEQGFPESLDLLVRWLREPSVAADGERFRFREVAVVPRPSEALTEASGPEVVVACTSPASVRLAAERGLPMLLGMHVGDEEKAEMVARWGQYARAAGRSGDEIREAAHVSAGVCQIADRRTDAVETLMKAMPGWLKQGLDAHVTVDGRARSMRDPAAYTELLCGLHPVGTPRLCVDRLAATSERTGISRFALLVEGSGDLAATEENVRRLGSEVLPHLR, encoded by the coding sequence ATGCGCGTTGGAAGTTTCGTGTTGGGGGCCCAGTTCCCGGGCCAGGGTCAGGGGGAGGCGCTGCACCGCGCGGTCCGCTCGGCCGAGGTGGCCGAGGAGGCGGGTCTCGATTCGGTATGGCTGGCCGAGCACCACTTCGTGCCGTACGGCACGTGCCCGTCGGCGGTCACGCTCGCCGCTCTACTGCTGGGCCGCACCCGCCGCATCCGGGTCGGCACGGCGGTCAGCGTACTGCCCACCGTCCACCCCGTCGCCCTCGGCGAACAGGCCGCGCTGCTGCATCTGACGAGCGGCGGCCGCTTCTCCCTGGGTGTGGGCCGCGGCGGCCCGTGGGTCGACCTGGAGGTGTTCGGCTCGGGCCTCGACGCGTATGAACAGGGGTTCCCGGAATCACTCGATCTGCTGGTCCGCTGGCTGCGCGAACCCTCGGTGGCGGCGGACGGCGAGCGCTTCCGCTTCCGCGAAGTGGCCGTCGTACCGCGGCCGTCGGAGGCGCTGACGGAGGCGTCGGGCCCGGAGGTCGTCGTCGCGTGCACCTCGCCTGCGAGCGTGCGGCTGGCCGCCGAGCGCGGACTGCCGATGCTGCTGGGCATGCACGTGGGGGACGAGGAGAAGGCCGAGATGGTCGCCCGCTGGGGGCAGTACGCGCGCGCCGCCGGCCGGTCCGGGGACGAGATCCGGGAAGCGGCGCATGTCTCGGCGGGCGTCTGCCAGATCGCGGACCGGCGCACGGACGCGGTGGAGACGCTGATGAAGGCGATGCCGGGCTGGCTGAAGCAGGGACTCGACGCCCATGTGACGGTGGACGGCCGGGCCCGCAGCATGCGGGACCCGGCGGCGTACACCGAACTCCTCTGCGGGCTGCACCCGGTGGGCACCCCCCGGCTGTGCGTCGACCGTCTCGCGGCGACCAGCGAGCGGACCGGCATCTCGCGCTTCGCCCTCCTCGTCGAGGGCTCCGGCGACCTGGCCGCCACCGAGGAGAACGTACGACGGCTGGGCTCGGAGGTGCTCCCCCACCTCCGGTGA
- a CDS encoding ABC transporter permease, with the protein MSTPQHPSPQVAPAWQAAPGPSYGAPGAAYTSPIPIVPTHLGHAIASEWTKIRSVRSTMWTLGVFVLLVIGIGLLAGAVVAANASESDLKGDTALSFGFFGILLGSMCVITLGVLTTASEYGTGMIRTTMVACPSRGRVLAAKSVVFFAVAFVVTFLSSGLVAMVHVAMLTEARQPTGGEWLKATLGVSLYVALLGLLSLAVGSIIRHSAGAITIMIGVLLAPLVIAIFMFSSSLERLQRILFEYSIPNQLGVFYSSSLSDSGPSGWDPLWIALGTTAVVLGGAFALLEKRDV; encoded by the coding sequence ATGAGCACCCCGCAGCACCCCTCGCCGCAGGTCGCGCCCGCCTGGCAGGCGGCTCCCGGCCCCTCGTACGGCGCGCCCGGCGCCGCCTACACCTCGCCGATCCCGATCGTGCCCACCCACCTCGGGCACGCCATCGCCTCGGAGTGGACGAAGATCCGGTCGGTGCGCTCCACGATGTGGACGCTGGGTGTGTTCGTGCTGCTCGTCATCGGCATCGGGCTGCTGGCCGGAGCGGTGGTGGCCGCGAACGCCTCCGAGAGCGACCTCAAGGGCGACACCGCGCTCTCCTTCGGCTTCTTCGGCATCCTGCTGGGCAGCATGTGCGTCATCACGCTCGGCGTGCTGACCACCGCCTCGGAGTACGGCACCGGCATGATCCGCACCACGATGGTGGCCTGCCCGTCGCGCGGCCGGGTCCTCGCCGCCAAGTCGGTCGTGTTCTTCGCCGTCGCGTTCGTCGTGACGTTCCTGTCGTCCGGCCTCGTCGCGATGGTGCACGTGGCGATGCTGACCGAGGCACGGCAGCCGACCGGCGGGGAGTGGCTGAAGGCCACTCTCGGCGTGTCCCTCTACGTGGCGCTGCTCGGGCTGCTCTCGCTCGCCGTCGGCTCGATCATCCGGCACTCGGCCGGCGCCATCACCATCATGATCGGCGTTCTGCTGGCTCCGCTGGTCATCGCGATCTTCATGTTCTCGTCGTCGCTGGAGCGCCTGCAGCGGATCCTGTTCGAGTACTCGATCCCGAACCAGCTGGGCGTCTTCTACTCGAGCTCGCTCAGCGACAGCGGCCCCTCGGGCTGGGACCCGCTGTGGATCGCGCTGGGCACGACGGCCGTCGTCCTGGGCGGCGCCTTCGCCCTGCTGGAGAAGCGGGACGTCTGA
- a CDS encoding ABC transporter ATP-binding protein, protein MIEAVGLTKRYGDKTAVYNLSFQVRPGAVTGFLGPNGSGKSTTMRMILGLDNPTAGTVTIGGYPYRRLPNAARQVGALLDAKAVHGGRHARNHLLSLAQLSGIPARRVDEVLGVVGLQDVAKKRSKGFSLGMGQRLGIAAALLGDPQVLLFDEPVNGLDPEGILWVRNLMKSLAAEGRTVFVSSHLMSEMALTADHLIVIGRGQLLSDMSVTDFISANSADFARVRTPHTEPQLREKLASALTEAGGHVLPEQDGALRVTGLPLPRISDIAHDADVRLWELSPHQASLEEAYMRMTQGAVDYRSTIDQKAGLQQQLPPGAQPPLQMPVPGQGQPGWYAPPPPQQPGYAPPQPAQTPPAASHGAYGAPSAPTPTPGQGAANPYAQTPAQPADAAPAAAPAPSLDKTPAAATPSPSASPSPSAADAPNKSEDAR, encoded by the coding sequence ATGATCGAGGCTGTCGGCCTGACCAAGCGGTACGGCGACAAGACCGCTGTGTACAACCTTTCCTTCCAGGTACGGCCGGGCGCCGTCACCGGCTTCCTCGGGCCGAACGGCTCGGGCAAGTCGACGACGATGCGGATGATCCTGGGCCTGGACAACCCCACCGCCGGGACGGTGACGATCGGCGGCTACCCGTACCGCAGGCTGCCGAACGCCGCCCGGCAGGTGGGCGCCCTGCTGGACGCCAAGGCCGTGCACGGCGGCCGGCACGCCCGCAACCACCTGCTGAGCCTGGCCCAGCTGTCCGGCATCCCGGCCCGGCGGGTCGACGAGGTGCTCGGCGTGGTCGGCCTCCAGGACGTGGCCAAGAAGCGCTCCAAGGGCTTCTCCCTGGGCATGGGCCAGCGGCTCGGCATCGCCGCCGCGCTGCTCGGCGACCCTCAGGTGCTGCTCTTCGACGAGCCGGTCAACGGCCTCGACCCCGAGGGCATCCTCTGGGTGCGCAACCTGATGAAGTCCCTCGCGGCGGAGGGCCGCACGGTCTTCGTATCGTCCCACCTCATGAGCGAGATGGCGCTGACCGCCGACCATCTCATCGTCATCGGGCGCGGGCAGCTGCTCTCCGACATGAGCGTGACCGACTTCATCTCGGCCAACTCCGCCGACTTCGCGCGTGTGCGCACCCCGCACACGGAGCCGCAGTTGCGCGAGAAGCTGGCCTCCGCGCTCACCGAGGCGGGCGGCCATGTGCTGCCCGAGCAGGACGGCGCGCTGCGGGTGACGGGACTGCCCCTCCCCCGCATCAGCGACATCGCCCATGACGCCGACGTACGCCTGTGGGAGCTGTCGCCGCACCAGGCCTCGCTGGAGGAGGCGTACATGCGGATGACGCAGGGCGCCGTCGACTACCGGTCGACCATCGACCAGAAGGCCGGCCTCCAGCAGCAGCTGCCGCCCGGCGCGCAGCCGCCCCTGCAGATGCCGGTGCCCGGCCAGGGCCAGCCCGGCTGGTACGCCCCGCCGCCCCCGCAGCAGCCGGGCTACGCACCCCCGCAGCCGGCCCAGACACCCCCGGCGGCCTCCCACGGCGCATACGGCGCCCCGAGCGCCCCCACCCCGACTCCCGGCCAGGGCGCAGCCAACCCGTACGCCCAGACCCCCGCACAGCCGGCCGACGCGGCCCCGGCCGCCGCCCCCGCCCCGTCGCTGGACAAGACCCCCGCCGCCGCTACCCCGTCCCCTTCCGCCTCGCCCTCTCCCTCCGCCGCCGACGCCCCGAACAAGTCCGAGGACGCCCGATGA
- a CDS encoding cob(I)yrinic acid a,c-diamide adenosyltransferase — translation MVNLTRIYTRTGDQGTTALGDMSRVAKTDLRIAAYADANEANAAIGTALALGGLDEELVKVLTRVQNDLFDVGADLSTPVVENPQFPPLRVEQFYIDRLEADCDRFNERLEKLRSFILPGGTPGAALLHQACTVVRRAERSTWAALEAHGEVMNPLTATYLNRLSDLLFILARTANKAVGDVLWVPGGER, via the coding sequence ATGGTCAATCTGACGCGCATCTACACCAGGACCGGCGACCAGGGCACCACCGCCCTCGGCGACATGAGCCGGGTCGCCAAGACCGACCTCAGGATCGCCGCGTACGCCGACGCCAACGAGGCGAACGCGGCGATCGGCACGGCGCTCGCGCTGGGCGGGCTGGACGAGGAGCTCGTCAAGGTCCTCACCCGCGTCCAGAACGACCTGTTCGACGTGGGCGCGGACCTGTCGACGCCGGTGGTGGAGAACCCCCAGTTCCCTCCTCTGCGGGTGGAGCAGTTCTACATCGACCGCCTGGAGGCGGACTGCGACCGCTTCAACGAGCGACTGGAGAAGCTGCGCTCGTTCATCCTCCCGGGCGGCACCCCGGGCGCTGCCCTCCTCCATCAGGCCTGCACGGTCGTCCGACGGGCCGAACGCTCCACCTGGGCCGCGCTGGAGGCGCACGGTGAGGTGATGAACCCGCTCACCGCGACCTACCTCAACCGCCTCTCGGACCTGCTGTTCATTCTGGCCCGCACGGCCAACAAGGCGGTCGGCGACGTGCTCTGGGTGCCGGGCGGGGAGCGCTGA
- a CDS encoding STAS domain-containing protein, whose protein sequence is MHIRGDHVELVVGGRLDVVSAADARTVLHTAVDDGVGDLVLDLSELDSWDATGLGVIMGVHRRAGRCGRRLVLRGVPPQMQRLLVATRLHRILAIEGGIGVESLPRV, encoded by the coding sequence ATGCACATCAGGGGCGACCACGTCGAGCTGGTCGTCGGGGGCCGCCTCGACGTCGTCAGCGCGGCGGACGCCCGTACGGTCCTGCACACGGCCGTCGACGACGGAGTCGGCGACCTGGTGCTCGACCTGTCCGAGCTGGACTCCTGGGACGCCACCGGGCTCGGCGTCATCATGGGCGTCCACCGACGGGCCGGCCGCTGCGGCCGGCGTCTGGTGCTGCGCGGCGTACCGCCGCAGATGCAACGACTGCTGGTGGCCACCCGGCTGCACCGGATCCTCGCGATCGAGGGCGGCATCGGCGTGGAGTCCCTGCCCCGGGTGTGA